A window of Oryza glaberrima chromosome 2, OglaRS2, whole genome shotgun sequence genomic DNA:
gaattagtccaagattatggatgggttttattaatagtctatgtttaatatttataattagtatccaaacatccgatgtgatatggaCTTAACAGTTTTAGTCCCACTTaattaaacagggcctaagtagGGCTAGCTGGAAATTTAGCTTGGGCTCAACTTGGCTCGCATGCCCAATGACCCAAGCACGAGCCTACTTTGTAGTTTGAGTTGGCTTGCAAGGagcttgtttggtttgttggCTCATTTAGTCTATTAGTATTGTCTAAATAATGATAGTTTTGTTTAACTTGCTACATATGAATAATGATGATGCTTAACAGTATAACACAATAAATGTCATTGTTTTTGGCGGCAGCTTGACAAGTATTTAGTATGCATATGCGATAGTGAttaggaggaggaagggattgaggagattgggaagatacgcaaaacgaggtgagccattagctcatgattaattgattattaactattttaaattttaaaaatggattaatgtgattttttaaaagaactttcctataaaaaacttttgtaaaaaacgcatcgtttagtagtttgggaagcgtgcacgcggaaaacgatgtGCTTTCTCCCACAAACTCACTGGAACTAACGCTGCCTAAGTGTCAATGTCTATAGTCTATatggagagaatcccttatatgccactcgaAATTGATCAGTTCTCTTATATACCACTCaaaatttaagtttttccaCCCTTTTAAACTACTCCCAACACTATAGTGTTTGTTGACTGTTAGttaaatgttagtttttttcataaatgaccaatatgccctctcaattaaaaaatgtgtaaacttcaaaaaatcataactaatttattttaaatcctttttgagtgacaaaattttgtcagaaccAATGGAAAATgctctttttattaaaaatattgttggaaagCTGCATGTTTCATACttatattgaaaatttatttgtgatggtgatggctaaaattgcacgtgattgaaaaaaaaatcaattttcataggTTATATCCAGTAGatatattagtactaaaataccTATCATTGGTTGTATACCAACTCTCAAGGGCAAATGCATCTTTTTACTACAaagttaacggtcaactgacggtggAGTAACGACAATGGCATAAAAGGGAGGACAAACTTAAACAGGTGGCATAGAAGGGAGGAGCCAATTTGAACAATTtgaagtggcatataaggaaacCGGTTAATTTGGAGttgcatataagggattctctcctATATAATAGGCTGAATGAAGCCTCCCCAAACTAATATCCCCCACTCCATGCCAAAATGATAGTGTACATTCACGCCACCCTAAACTTTTTCAGCCAAGCCAAACGAcgtatttgtaaataaaaaataatttgtgaataaaacttttatatacgcaCTAGTAGAGAAAAAATAGAGGTTGGTATTATAGGTGCCACAGCAATTAAAACTGGTACATATAGACATGTTCCCACCTTTGTGCGgtggaaaaaataaagaattggCACCTTTCAGGAATTATAGGCGTcagttctaaagaaaaaccgTCACCTATACTATAAATAccggttttttaaaagaaccgacacctataatatattattggtGTCGGTATGTAGAAAACCAACACCAAAAaaacgagccaagccaagcaTGACACCCCTATACTCCATCCTTATCCACCCCCATCCACATTTCTCTCGCTCTCCCCTGCCACTCCTCTCCCTCTGCCCCTCTCACCGGTGGcggctccctccgccccctctcgCCTCGCTTTCCCCCTCCAtctctccctccgcccccttctcctctccctctcgcctccctcccgcaGCAGATCCGGCGGCCGCTGGTGGATCCagcagtggtggcggcgtcggcagcAATGGTGGTTGCCAGGGCGGTTCCGACGGTGGTGAGAGTGAAGTTCTTGGAAGTTATGTGATGTTTTTACATGTTGTTGTGATTCTATGATTCCTTTTGTGGTTTTGTGATGATGATTGTGGTTGATTTTGGGGGGCAAATTGTTGTGGATTCAATTCCAAGAAGTAATCGGTATGTGACTAGTGACTTAGTGTTCTCTGTGTTCTTGGATTGGATTGTTGGATTGTTGGATGCATTCGAGTCGATGCATCCAgcaagatttattttgattcATGAAACTTGTGCCGGTTCTAAACCGACATAGAAATCGACACCTATTTGATTTTCACATCAATACCGCTTTCTAGGTGTATGTTGGGAAAACCAGTATCTTTGTGGGGTTCCCAACCGGGGCACCTATTGCCTTTTATGTAGTAGTgacgtgttcttaacgatctagaagcaaatactgaaaaataaactatgatgaaaaaaaaccaaaatcaactccaaatttacgattgaaaattcaaattttgcctgataagtataagcataagagaaaagatgagACCGTTTCACTCCCACGAACGTTGGTGTTTATATGTTGAGTTTGATTCCATTACATCGATTTTGCTAGAAAGATTATCGAGTCGGTACTCGCCACTCGGTGCCTAGACTTAAAAATATCATGGGGCAATTGCATATGTGCCTCCACTTTTAAACCCAATTGTTGTTTTACCctcactttttagggtttgcagtttTACCCTCACTTTTTGAATCTGAATCAGCCGGCTACCCCTACTTCTAACAAAAGGTATAACGGTGTTAGTTGTACAACAAAAGGACATTTATACCATCAACATCCAACAACATCGCGTAGGGGAGGACCTGGAGCAAGGGACGGGGAGGAGGGCGACGTTGGCGCTAACGTCGACGTCGAGCAGGATGGGATCGTCGTCGGCCACGGGAGCAGTAGCAGTGACGACGgtgaggggaggcggaggcggaggcggacacAACGTCTCAGCGTGGAAACCAGCGGCCAtgggagcagcagcagtagccagtgaggcgcccgccgccgtcgccagcgccCGCCCTcgcagcggccgccgccgtcgcccgcacgCCTTcgccgcggctgccgccgccgccgtcgcccgcatGCCCTCGCCGCGACTGCCGCCCCCGCGCGCACGCCCtcaccgcagccgccgccgtcgcccgcacgCCCTCACCacgactgccgccgccgccgtcgcccgcacgCCCTCGCCGCGACTGCCGCCCCGcacgcacgccgtcgccgtcaccgcgcCTTCCGCCAGAGCCATTGCCGtcgccgcgcctcccgccggagccgccgtcgtcgccgtgcatAAGGCTGCAGTGGCGCGGCTGCGGCGTGCCTGCCCCGCGGCCGCTATGCCCGCAACAAGTTAGTGGCGCCGAGCAGTCCGTGTGCAAGCCCGCAAACTTCTGGCGGCCTTGCCCGCCTGCCCGCTGGTTCTACTTTGCCCACATTAAAAGAACATGCATGATCAGATAATCAACTTGCTATTTCTGTGCTAGTGTTTGTAAGTAGTAGTAAACCACAGTGGCATCAATTACAAGAAATGTTTGAGAAGAATTCAGACTAAGCACTCAATCCCAAACAACGAAATTTCCTCCAAGATTTTGAAGATGGCAAACAGAATGACATAAGTCACAGAACCGTTGCATTGCTCACTGAATTTACAATATTAATGTGAGTGGAATAATAGGACATTATGAATATCCTAATGAAGATCAAACTAACGATTGTATCAATAACACAAGACTGTTCATTGCAGCTGCTCTACTTCAATGCCTGATGGTGTTGACGCTTGCAAATCTTCAGGTTCTGCATATTGACAAATCATGATTATATATGAGTTTTTCATCAGGAAGCACTACTTCGTGAATATTTGAAAGAACAAAGGATGCATGTTGCTTGCACTAGTTCAGACGAAAATTTGGTActgccagcaaaaaaaaaaacaggatcCCAGGATATTAGCAAGCAACCTGCTAACCATAAAGAATCAGAAGAATCTGCAGGcaccaaagagagaaaacaacCTGCAATTTCTGCATAATTGAGTTCTGCATAGGAAGTATAGAATGGTATAACCAAaacttggtaaaaaaaatgtgggcaATTCATGGCAaagaatataatttttttttgacgctggcaaagaatataaaataaatcaacattCAGACAATTTGGAGGCTACATTCAGCACAGAACCTCAATGTTCAGACTTTCTTAAGGAACTTCTCAGGAACCCTGCATATACTGACAGAATTGCATAACATCGAATTCCATGAAAATATAATCCACTTAACGCAAAGAAAGAAATACACCACCATCTGTCTGTCAGTAAAGGTGTGCTCCCGTCTAAGCAAAATGTAAGCACACAGTCATATGCACATCTCCATACTGAATATCAGTGGCAACACAAGGATGGATATGATGTATTATCAAGTGTCAACTACTTCCAAGTCTTGAATCATCCAAAAGGGAAACAAAAAAGGGAACAAAGCTGATTTGACATCTAAATTCAGTGAAATAGCAGATCAAACCTAATAATTCTTTTCTTCAATTTCCATTTATCATCTATGAAGTGACACGTGATGCATAAATAACCCAATTTTTGCTTTGATGTCCACATGTCGGCAGTGAGAGAAAGCCTAGAATTCGAGCCACTCAAAACCACTTGTAAGTCTACCTTCTGATTTTGATACTCACTAATGCAATCAGCCTTTATGGTATTCCTTGAAATATGGTTGAAACATGGATTTAAACTAGCCACAAAAGTTCTAAACTTAGAGTATTCCACAAAGCTAAAGGGTAGCTCGTGAGCAACTATTAACTCCAAAAGCTTTCTCCGAGACACATGCTGATCAAATGTCCAATTTGTGAGGGCGTCAGCACATGATGTATCAGATGATACACCCATCAGTTGAGAATACATTTGATCCATTCTAGCTTTGcccttatattttagtaaaTGTCTATGACAACTACTAGTCCCTGCATCTCGTGTAGCCTTTAACATTTTGCCACAATGAACACATTGAGCTCCTGTAAGCACCTCTCCTTCATATATCGGATCAAAGTCTTTCCAAACAGTTGACCTTAATTGCGTTTTGATTTGCTTCTAGATGAACCTAATTATTTAAATCAATCATATATTATGATTTATGAAAATATCAAACATAATATTCAATGTACAGTAAATGCATCAATTGCCTAAATAAATAGCAGTAAAattgaaaatctattttttccTGACAATTGAAGGttttattggaaaaaaaatgcttacgATGTTGAAGTGTAGTTGCTTCCTCAGGGGAAGAAGATGGTGACCTCTCGTGTGTTGGAGGTGGGGACAATGCACGTGGTATTGGGGACCTTAGCATGGGTGACATCATAATACGAATCCCCGGAGACCTTACCATTGTTACCATAGTTGGTTTTTACCGCTTTGTTGTTGAATGCTTTAGTTGTTTCGATGTTGGGGCATTACGCTTTGCTTTGGCCCTCGAGGTATTTGAAGCCAGTACCCCTCCCTCTCGAGTCACCTACAgcagtaaaaaggaaaaataaaaaggtaaacATGGGTTGGCAACCTGAAACTGTCTTCTGAAATTGTCCTTAGTCGGCGCAATGCTACACTTTGTTTGATTCTTAAACTGTCTTCTGACATAAAAGGAATTTGATAGCCAAGCGACTGCATTATATAATTGACATAGCTTAAAATCTAGGGGGCTCTGAAACTCATGAACAAAACAGATAATGATTTTAGTGCTGAAACTTATCTATCCAAGGCTAATCTTGTGTGTTCAGGCTAAACTTAGCTTAAAATCTAAGGCATCGACTGACCATTGGAGCTAACCATAAGGCTTGTCAGAATTGGGGACTTACTGTaagcaaattatttttttaacttgtttTCATGTGTGTTGTTAcatgtaaattgttgtttaatcaCTAACTTTAGAGAAAAAAGAAGCAGGCATATCACATATTTACATCCCAGGTGACCATCAAGCATGTTATGTAAAGGCAAGCCATCAAAACTGCACATTGTTATGTCACGGAAGCAACTAATCACAGACAAGCAGGAACTAgataatcttcttttttttaggtGAAGTGATGCGTATATCCTTACAAAATTAAATATGGTTTGAATCTGAAAATTACATCCTTGCTACTGGATTCAACCTACTCAAATTCACTACATCTGCATCTCCTTTTCACTGCATCTGCATCAAGGGAAAGAATTCAAGAACTCACCTGTGTAGATGTCGACGGGATTGAAGCAGAAGCTAGTATAGCACCACCCACAGAAAATGACAGAACGGGCGGAGTGGGTGCGACGAGCAACGATGAATGCGCCACCATGATCGGCGATGACCACGAAGGTCCCTTGAAGGGCGCATTGGAAGCGGCAGTGCTGGCGGAGGTCTGTGAGATCACtgggaacggcggcggaggcggcggtgaaggcggcggcggaggcggcggtggaggaggcggcatCGAATCCATGGCGGTAGCAGCTAGGGTTCAAGCTGCAACAACGACGAACTTGTTCCAATCCTCTTTCACTCCTCGTTCCTCCTCTTTCTGATGCTCCTCGATGTGGGCTGTGGCGGCGCCGCTGGACGTGGTGGGCTTGCCGCATTAGCCCACTTACTCCTAAGTGGTTTGGCCTAAGTGGGTAAGTGGGTAAGTGGTGTGAGCCTACCCAGCGGCTGCATCAGCCCACACACGCCACTGCCAGCCTTAGCCGTGCACGCCGCTGCACTGAATCGGTGCTTGACCTGAGCAGAGCTGTGCTTGCGTGCTTGCTTGGATCCTTATCCATTCGCTGAAGGGTACAACAGTAAATTAATATTTCATAAAAAGAAATTTCTATTTCTCTTTgtatatttttaacccaaaaccGTGGGACCCATCTAACGGGGTTAAAAGTGAGGGCAAACGGTGGGTTCGTGTTAAAAAAGATAGGGCAAAAatacaaaccctaaaaagtaggggtaaaacaGCAGTTGAGGTTTAAAGTGAGGGCATGGATACAATTACCCCAAATATCATCGTATAAAGTTCCGCGATTGTTAAAATCCTCTAGAACAGCTTAAAAATTCGTAACCATAGATACACACTATGACGCGCATGAATCTTCTGCGCAATGTAGAATATCATCGAAAGATCTGAGGTCTTATTAGGGAGTGCGTGCGGGAGCTATCACACTTTAATGCACACGTTTAAGCCTGCTAAACAATACTCAGATTATTTAGTACACTACACAACGGCATAGACTCGGCAAGCTCGGTCTACCTACTCAACGTCATTGCTTTAGTATTTTTACTCAAATTATTTAGTTATTATTAGTACAGTACAATAGTAGTGAATAGTCTAAAGACTCGGCATGGTCAGTCTACTCTAACGTCATTGCTTAGTATTTTTGCTTAACATTGTTAACAAACACTTGGGAAAAGGAGCTCTGCCCAACGGAAGGGAAGGTATCCCCATGTGCTTGTGTCATTGGAGTAGCACTGTGTTAATTATTAGTGTGGACGCTGATGATGATGTCCGATGTTGAGACAATTTTCGATCATCTAGAGACTACcaactcttttttcttcttttccttcgGTGCTACGAAATCAAAGACGAATGTCTCCGTGACACATGGGCCCACTCTACCATCCGCAAGGGTTCCAAAATCCAACCGCAAAGTCATCTGGAATGTTATGTAGGCCGACGCAACAAAAGGAAAGGCGCGTCACGGCGTCAGacgagacgacgacggggctcgCTTTCTTCGAAAATCTGCCGCACCCGACGACGCGCATCCCTCACGACCACGAGGAGGAAACTACGGCCGCGAATGGCTCCGCTATCAGTAGGCCGTTTCTACTTGCCAAACAGGGGTGTACTATGGGCATGTTTGGATTAAAGCCAATTCTTGCCCTACCAATTATTTAGTAGTTTTAAATAGTACTTGTTAGCTATTTGCATTGAGGCCAAATCTTACCAATTCAATAGAGTTAGAAACAACATAACcctattaaaattttggtagtgccaaaatttatctaatatttgacattaccaaaattttggtagggcttCAAACCAAAACAACCCTATGTCCCTGTGCTGTGACGGGAGAAATAGGGAACATAGGAGGGGAGCGTGCGGGATCCagtcagcgccgccgccgtcccgcccgGTTGCTTCTCCCGTCCAAAACAAGCGGACGGCGACCCGATCAAACAAACCTTGTACCGGTAGCGCGTAAGCAAGGCCAAATCGCACAAGGCCGGGTTTGGATTgtaggctcccatcggatggcctaatcagccaaagaaaaaaccaaattttaaattttcaagcttaattttgagattgattttgagatattttcaacgtagtttcttttacaAAATTGGCTTTAAGTCACGAataacacatttataaaagttttacctataaattcatttttattttctaataagccgttttggcttattaggaaataagccaaacgatggggaccgTAGTGGAGTGGACTGTGCAGACCTACTCGactatactactactatataaCAGGAAGAGGACCGAACGGAGAGGCGATAAGGAGTAGCGAGTCCACTTTCTCAAGCGCTAATCTAATCTACTTGGGGCAGTGGTAACAGGGGGAGGCCAACGCGGGGGAAACAGCTGACGCGCTCCGCTCCGTTCCGCTGCCGCCGTTGGCCGGCCGGGCGGTCGCTGTTGCTGACTTGACCAGAGACGAGCAGCAAGGGGGCAGTTGGATTGGATTAGAGGGTGCTTTTATATAGAGgagcacgaggaggaggaggagggccatCAAGCATATCCATCTCCGATTCACAGATTCTTTCTGGAGATCCATCATCCAGCgagagcgagagggagagggagagggaaagccgccaccgccatgttGGGGCATCTGGTTGGGCTGGTGAAGGTGCGGGTGGTGAGGGGCGTCAACCTCGCCGTCCGCGACCTCCGCTCCAGCGACCCCTACGTCATCGTCCGCATGGGCAAGCAGGTCGGGACTTGCACCcgctctttcttcttcttccccttttcACCGCTGTGTTGTGTTATTTTGGTCCAGAGGTTTATCGTGTTCAGGCGATGTCTGATTTgtgaatttcattttttttttattatttttggctgGAAAGAGGTGAACAAAAAGGGATCTTGTTGAatttcaatctctctctctctctctctctctctctctctctctctctctctctctctctcgccattTTTCTTTCTACCCTGGTTAATTGTTCATGTATTGTGTACCTTTtgctgcttgttttttttttgttcgccTGCTAACTATGATGATATTTGCTAACATTTCGCAGAAGTTGAAGACACGAGTCATAAAAAAGACTACCAATCCGGAGTGGAACGATGAACTCACCCTCTCGATTGAAGATCCAGCAGTTCCTGTTAGACTGGTATATATCCCCTTTCCTTTTCACTTCGcccttttctttcttgttgtgctacacaaacaaataaaaatgaaaacttCACGAGTATTTTCTTACTATGCCATTTCTCGGGAAACAATGGATAATAAACATTTTGGTATTTAAAGTGGATTGTCAGTTGGATTGTTATACTGATTGGCAAGCGTAATCAACTAGACGGCCACATCACTTCAAATGCTAAAACCAAGTAGGAGGAGTTGTAATTTTTATAGCTAGCTCTCTATCGGACGCCATTCTAATCGGACTAAATTATCTGTTCTGCATACAAGCACCAAATCTTGTCTAAGTAATATTCTTACTTCTTATTTGCTTGAGTAACTGTTAAGCAAGGGACTAAATCTGATGTTTTCTTGTTGGTGAATTGAAATATAGCAaacatttatttatatatatcttcttGAGTTGAGTATACTCCTACCTGCCTCCATGGCTGAATTTAGAATATTAATTTTCTGAATAAAGACTAATTAGCACTCCATCAGAGTAGTACAAGGCTCATTAATATTTACCAGAACAAGTAGATACTAAAGAATATTCTGATCTGTTGGAGATATAGTGGCTGGTCAGAGGCCGCTAAGTGGCTTACCAATACCATGGTCAGGCTAACGCCGTCCTCTCTAAGGActgttttggattgctactgAAATGtgccctaccaatattttggtagctTGAATAGGAGTATATTAGTATCTATAATAATTCATTTAATTTGAAGCCAACTATTTGATAATATCTATACTAAATTTGGTAGCAATCTAGAATATTCTCCACTATAGTATCACAATTTAGCTCTACgtttggtagcaaaccaaacttGGCCAATATAAACTTACCCTACCAAattattggtagtgccaaaacttgtcTAGATTTTGGTGCTACCAAAGAATTGGTAGGATAGTGAACCAAATAGGCCCAAATAATATGATTTGATAAATAATTCTTTGACCAAAGAGTGGTTCtgatatatagttatattttggtCCTGAACAGGAAGTGTATGACAAAGACACATTCATCGATGATGCAATGGGCAATGCGGAGCTGGACATCCGCCCATTGGTGGAGGTTGTCAAGATGAAGATTGAGGGTGTTGCTGACAACACGGTTGTGAAGAAAGTGGTACCCAATAGACAGAACTGCCTAGCTGAAGAGAGCACGATATATATCTCTGAGGGGAAGGTGAAGCAAGACGTGGTTCTCAGACTAAGGGATGTGGAATGCGGGGAAATTGAGCTCCAGCTTCAGTGGGTCGACATCCCAGGTTCTAAGGGTGTATGAACTCTGTACTCTGCCTATTGCTTACAGTCTTGCATAGCTCGCAAGTCCAACTCTAAGTTTACCAGTGGACAATCAAATAAGCAACAGCTTATATTGATGAGATTCTTTTACTGTCCTTGAGGAGGCAGATACCTCCCAGTGCCTCCTCAATGGCTGTAAAATCATTCTTATGTTGACACAGCAAGTGTCTCGAAGATCCCCCACTAGGTGTTTGGGCAGAGCAAAGTTGTACAATATGTCTGCAAAGTATAGTTTGGTGTTACCCTGTCTGTAGAAAAATAATCAGTGGCAGGGGTTGTAACTATTGAAACTTTGTCTGTCTTTCTTCTTGTACGCCAAAGACCAATGCTATGTGCGATTAATCTTCCTAGCTTTCATGCAAAATTTGATTGTGGATGGTCAGCCAGTTTACATGCAATTTTGCCAGCAATCATGTCATGTTATGTGGAGAACATGTTAGTGCTATTGGTCTCAGCATTGGAATAACTGCAGTCAAGATACACTACAGGACGACCATTTTACTAGTGGTAAATTTAGAGTTTTGAACTAGGAAC
This region includes:
- the LOC127764696 gene encoding GTPase activating protein 1, with the translated sequence MLGHLVGLVKVRVVRGVNLAVRDLRSSDPYVIVRMGKQKLKTRVIKKTTNPEWNDELTLSIEDPAVPVRLEVYDKDTFIDDAMGNAELDIRPLVEVVKMKIEGVADNTVVKKVVPNRQNCLAEESTIYISEGKVKQDVVLRLRDVECGEIELQLQWVDIPGSKGV